One genomic segment of Streptomyces sp. RerS4 includes these proteins:
- the uvrC gene encoding excinuclease ABC subunit UvrC yields MADPSSYRPQPGQVPDSPGVYRFRDEHRRVIYVGKAKSLRQRLASYFQDLAGLHPRTATMVTTAASVEWTVVSTEVEALQLEYSWIKEFDPRFNVKYRDDKSYPSLAVTLNEEFPRVQVMRGPKKKGVRYFGPYGHAWAIRETVDLMLRVFPVRTCSAGVFKRSAQIGRPCLLGYIGKCSAPCVGRISPEDHRELAEDFCDFMAGRTGTYLSRLEAQMHEAAEEMEYEKAARLRDDIGALRRAMEKNAVVLADATDADLIAVAEDELEAAVQIFHVRGGRVRGQRGWVTDKVEAVDTAGLVEHALQQLYGEERGEAVPKEVLVPALPEDAPALAEWLAARRGSLVSLRIPQRGDKKALMETVHRNAQQSLALHKTKRAADLTTRSRALEEIAEALELDSAPLRIECFDISHLQGQDVVASMVVFEDGLARKSEYRRFQIKSFEGQDDVRSMHEVVSRRFRRYLQEKLRTGEWEQEAVVSGEVPAGDTPEDDGRPKRFAYPPQLVVVDGGQPQVAAAKRALEELGVDDVAVCGLAKRLEEVWLPGEDDPVVLPRTSEGLYLLQRVRDEAHRFAIQYQRGKRAKRLRTSPLDEVPGLGESRKQALVKHFGSVKKLRQATIDQIREVPGIGLKTAEAVAVALARATPAAPAVNTATGEIMEDETPAPAGTSSSERGTEQ; encoded by the coding sequence ATGGCCGACCCTTCCAGCTACCGCCCCCAGCCCGGACAGGTCCCCGACTCCCCGGGGGTCTACCGGTTCCGCGACGAGCACCGCCGGGTGATCTACGTCGGGAAGGCCAAGAGCCTGCGCCAGCGCCTGGCCAGCTACTTCCAGGACCTCGCCGGGCTGCACCCCCGTACCGCCACCATGGTCACGACGGCCGCCTCCGTGGAGTGGACGGTCGTCTCCACCGAGGTCGAGGCCCTCCAGCTCGAATACTCCTGGATCAAGGAGTTCGACCCCCGCTTCAACGTCAAGTACCGCGACGACAAGAGCTACCCCTCCCTCGCCGTCACGCTGAACGAGGAGTTCCCCCGGGTCCAGGTCATGCGCGGCCCCAAGAAGAAGGGCGTGCGCTACTTCGGCCCGTACGGCCACGCCTGGGCGATCCGCGAGACCGTCGACCTGATGCTGCGGGTCTTCCCCGTCCGCACCTGCTCCGCCGGGGTGTTCAAGCGCTCCGCGCAGATCGGCCGCCCCTGCCTGCTCGGCTACATCGGCAAGTGCTCGGCGCCCTGCGTCGGCCGGATCAGCCCCGAGGACCACCGCGAACTCGCCGAGGACTTCTGCGACTTCATGGCCGGTCGTACCGGCACGTACCTCTCCCGCCTCGAAGCGCAGATGCACGAGGCCGCCGAGGAGATGGAGTACGAGAAGGCCGCCCGCCTGCGCGACGACATAGGGGCCCTGCGCCGGGCCATGGAGAAGAACGCCGTCGTCCTCGCCGACGCCACCGACGCCGACCTGATCGCCGTCGCCGAGGACGAGCTCGAAGCCGCCGTGCAGATCTTCCACGTACGCGGCGGACGCGTCCGCGGCCAGCGCGGCTGGGTCACCGACAAGGTCGAGGCCGTCGACACCGCCGGACTCGTCGAGCACGCCCTCCAGCAGCTCTACGGGGAGGAGCGGGGCGAGGCCGTCCCCAAGGAGGTGCTGGTCCCGGCCCTGCCCGAGGACGCGCCCGCCCTCGCCGAGTGGCTGGCCGCGCGGCGCGGCTCCCTGGTCAGCCTGCGCATCCCGCAGCGCGGCGACAAGAAGGCGCTGATGGAGACCGTCCACCGCAACGCGCAGCAGTCCCTCGCCCTGCACAAGACCAAGCGCGCCGCCGACCTCACCACCCGCTCCCGGGCCCTGGAGGAGATCGCCGAGGCGCTGGAGCTGGACAGCGCGCCCCTGCGCATCGAGTGCTTCGACATCTCCCACCTCCAGGGCCAGGACGTGGTCGCCTCGATGGTCGTCTTCGAGGACGGGCTGGCCCGCAAGAGCGAGTACCGCCGCTTCCAGATCAAGTCCTTCGAGGGCCAGGACGACGTCCGCTCCATGCACGAGGTGGTCTCGCGTCGCTTCCGCCGCTACCTCCAGGAGAAGCTGCGGACGGGCGAGTGGGAGCAGGAGGCGGTGGTCTCGGGGGAGGTCCCGGCCGGCGACACGCCCGAGGACGACGGCCGCCCGAAGCGTTTCGCGTACCCCCCGCAGCTCGTCGTGGTCGACGGCGGGCAGCCGCAGGTGGCCGCCGCCAAGCGGGCCCTGGAGGAGCTGGGCGTCGACGACGTCGCCGTGTGCGGCCTCGCCAAGCGCCTGGAGGAGGTCTGGCTGCCCGGCGAGGACGACCCCGTCGTGCTGCCCCGGACCAGCGAGGGCCTCTACCTCCTCCAGCGGGTACGTGACGAAGCCCACCGCTTCGCCATCCAATACCAGCGCGGCAAGCGCGCCAAGCGCCTGAGAACAAGCCCGCTGGACGAGGTGCCCGGCCTCGGCGAGAGTCGCAAACAAGCCCTCGTGAAGCACTTCGGTTCGGTGAAGAAGCTCCGACAGGCGACAATCGACCAGATCCGCGAGGTCCCGGGCATAGGCCTCAAGACGGCCGAGGCCGTGGCCGTGGCCCTCGCGCGCGCGACCCCCGCCGCCCCTGCCGTGAACACCGCGACAGGAGAGATCATGGAGGACGAGACACCCGCGCCCGCGGGCACGTCATCGTCCGAACGGGGGACCGAGCAATGA
- the gap gene encoding type I glyceraldehyde-3-phosphate dehydrogenase, with protein sequence MTRIAINGFGRIGRNVLRALLERDNAAAGAEGGTLEVVAVNDLTDPATLARLLAYDTTAGRLGRPVSVDGNTLVVDGRRITVLAERAPEALPWAELGVDIVLEATGRFTSAKAARGHLTAGARKVLVSAPSDGADVTLAYGVNTDAYDPARHTIVSNASCTTNALAPLAAVLDDLAGIEHGFMTTVHAYTQEQNLQDGPHRDARRARAAAVNIVPTTTGAAKAIGLVLPNLDGKLSGDSIRVPVPVGSIVELNTTVARDVTREEVLEAYRAAARGPLAGVLEYSDDPLVSSDITGNPASSIFDSELTRVDGRHVKVVAWYDNEWGFSHRVIDTLTLLAAG encoded by the coding sequence ATGACTCGCATCGCCATCAACGGCTTCGGCCGCATCGGACGCAACGTGCTGCGCGCGCTCCTCGAACGCGACAACGCCGCCGCCGGCGCCGAGGGCGGCACGCTCGAAGTCGTCGCCGTCAACGACCTCACCGACCCCGCCACCCTCGCGCGGCTGCTCGCCTACGACACCACGGCCGGCCGGCTCGGCCGCCCGGTGAGCGTCGACGGGAACACCCTCGTGGTCGACGGCCGCCGCATCACGGTGCTCGCCGAGCGCGCGCCGGAAGCGCTGCCGTGGGCCGAACTCGGCGTCGACATCGTGCTGGAGGCGACCGGCCGCTTCACCTCGGCCAAGGCCGCCCGCGGCCACCTCACGGCGGGCGCGCGGAAGGTGCTCGTCAGCGCGCCGTCCGACGGCGCCGACGTCACGCTCGCCTACGGGGTCAACACCGACGCCTACGACCCGGCCCGGCACACGATCGTCTCGAACGCCTCGTGCACGACCAACGCGCTCGCCCCGCTGGCCGCCGTACTCGACGACCTCGCCGGCATCGAGCACGGTTTCATGACCACCGTGCACGCCTACACGCAGGAGCAGAACCTGCAGGACGGCCCGCACCGCGACGCCCGGCGCGCCCGCGCCGCCGCCGTCAACATCGTGCCGACGACGACGGGCGCCGCCAAGGCGATCGGTCTCGTGCTCCCGAACCTCGACGGCAAGCTGTCGGGCGACTCGATCCGCGTGCCGGTCCCGGTGGGCTCGATCGTCGAGCTCAACACGACCGTCGCGCGCGACGTGACGCGGGAGGAGGTGCTGGAGGCCTACCGGGCCGCCGCGCGGGGCCCGCTGGCCGGCGTACTGGAGTACTCAGACGACCCGCTCGTCTCCTCCGACATCACCGGCAACCCCGCCTCGTCGATCTTCGACTCGGAGCTCACCCGCGTCGACGGCCGGCACGTCAAGGTGGTCGCCTGGTACGACAACGAGTGGGGCTTCTCCCACCGCGTGATCGACACGCTCACCCTCCTCGCCGCCGGCTGA
- a CDS encoding papain-like cysteine protease family protein has translation MRNRKRRPYPAVLLTALLLALSATATGTATAADAGADSALASKRLNITMQAQQKTNWCWAAGGNTIATWFGRGYSQNQFCNAAFNRQQGTECPNNQATLGNVQNGLRWAGINSGSYVNGWLQYSTVQTEINANRPVETRIQWSNGGGHMHVLYGYDTANSWVYWGDPWPSSDRYNWASHAWYVDNNTFSWTHSLYRIGA, from the coding sequence ATGCGCAACAGAAAGCGGCGGCCGTACCCGGCCGTCCTCCTCACCGCCCTGCTCCTGGCCCTGTCCGCCACGGCCACCGGCACCGCCACCGCAGCCGATGCCGGCGCCGATTCCGCGCTCGCCTCCAAGCGCCTCAACATCACCATGCAGGCACAGCAGAAGACGAACTGGTGCTGGGCCGCCGGCGGAAACACGATCGCCACGTGGTTCGGCCGCGGCTACAGCCAGAACCAGTTCTGCAACGCCGCCTTCAACCGCCAACAGGGCACCGAGTGCCCCAACAACCAGGCCACGCTGGGCAACGTACAGAACGGCCTGCGCTGGGCCGGCATCAACTCCGGCAGCTACGTCAACGGCTGGCTCCAGTACTCGACCGTGCAGACCGAGATCAACGCCAACCGGCCCGTCGAGACCCGCATCCAGTGGTCCAACGGCGGCGGCCACATGCACGTCCTCTACGGCTACGACACCGCCAACAGCTGGGTCTACTGGGGCGACCCGTGGCCCTCCAGCGACCGCTACAACTGGGCCTCCCACGCCTGGTACGTCGACAACAACACCTTCTCCTGGACCCACTCCCTCTACCGGATCGGGGCGTGA
- a CDS encoding helix-turn-helix domain-containing protein, translated as MPPSPLHRVAVLVLEGAKPLDVGIPAQVFTTRASMPYEVRVCGAAPGPVAGGDGLSYHVTHGLEALAWAEIVFVPGYRFPDRDDPPPAVLDALIAAHARGARLAAISTGAFALAATGLLDGKRATTHWHYARALAAKHPSVRLDENVLFVDEGSVLTSAGAASGIDLCLHILRGDLGVAASNHAARRLVAAPYRSGGQAQYVPRSVPEPLGERFAATREWALHRLGEPLTLEALARHAGVSPRTFSRRFAEDTGYTPMQWVMRARIDVARELLERSERSVERIAGDVGLGTGSNLRLHFHRILGTTPTEYRRTFTRGE; from the coding sequence GTGCCGCCATCGCCTCTTCACCGTGTCGCCGTCCTCGTGCTGGAGGGGGCCAAGCCGCTCGACGTCGGTATCCCCGCGCAGGTGTTCACGACGCGCGCGAGCATGCCGTACGAGGTTCGGGTGTGCGGGGCGGCGCCGGGGCCGGTGGCCGGCGGGGACGGGTTGTCGTACCACGTGACCCACGGGCTGGAGGCGCTCGCGTGGGCCGAGATCGTCTTCGTCCCCGGCTACCGCTTTCCGGACCGTGACGATCCGCCCCCGGCCGTCCTCGACGCGCTGATCGCCGCCCACGCGCGGGGCGCGCGGCTCGCCGCCATCTCGACCGGCGCGTTCGCGCTCGCCGCCACGGGACTGCTCGACGGCAAGCGCGCCACGACCCACTGGCACTACGCGCGGGCACTGGCGGCGAAACACCCGTCCGTGCGGCTCGACGAGAACGTCTTGTTCGTCGACGAGGGCAGCGTGCTGACGTCCGCCGGCGCCGCCTCCGGCATCGACCTCTGCCTGCACATCCTGCGCGGCGACCTCGGCGTGGCCGCCTCGAACCACGCCGCCCGGCGCCTGGTCGCGGCCCCCTACCGCAGCGGCGGCCAGGCCCAGTACGTGCCGCGCAGCGTGCCCGAGCCGCTCGGCGAGCGGTTCGCCGCCACCCGCGAGTGGGCGCTGCACCGGCTCGGCGAGCCCCTCACCCTCGAAGCGCTCGCCCGGCACGCGGGGGTCTCGCCGCGCACGTTCTCGCGCCGCTTCGCCGAGGACACCGGGTACACGCCGATGCAGTGGGTCATGCGGGCCAGGATCGACGTGGCCCGGGAGCTGCTGGAGCGTTCGGAGCGGAGCGTCGAGCGGATCGCCGGTGATGTCGGCCTCGGCACCGGCTCGAATCTGCGGCTGCACTTCCACCGCATCCTCGGGACCACCCCGACCGAGTACCGGCGCACCTTCACGCGGGGGGAGTAG
- the whiA gene encoding DNA-binding protein WhiA yields the protein MAMTPAVKDEISRLPVTRTCCRKAEVSAILRFAGGLHLVSGRIVIEAELDTGIAARRLRKDILEIFGHSSDLVVMAPGGLRRGSRFVVRVVAGGDQLARQTGLVDGRGRPIRGLPPQVVSGATCDAEAAWRGAFLAHGSLTEPGRSSSLEVTCPGPEAALALVGAARRLSIAAKAREVRGVDRVVVRDGDAIGALLTRLGAHESVLAWEERRMRREVRATANRLANFDDANLRRSARAAVAAGARVQRALEILGEEVPEHLAAAGRLRMEHKQASLEELGALADPPLTKDAVAGRIRRLLAMADKRAQDLGIPGTESNLDLSEELADNMAG from the coding sequence ATGGCGATGACGCCCGCGGTGAAGGATGAGATCTCCCGCCTCCCCGTCACCCGGACCTGCTGCAGGAAGGCGGAGGTCTCGGCGATCCTTCGGTTCGCGGGCGGGCTGCACCTGGTGAGCGGCCGCATCGTCATCGAGGCCGAGCTGGACACGGGGATCGCCGCCCGCCGGCTGCGCAAGGACATCCTGGAGATCTTCGGCCATTCTTCGGACCTCGTCGTGATGGCGCCCGGCGGCCTGCGCCGCGGCAGCCGCTTCGTCGTCCGCGTCGTGGCCGGCGGTGACCAGCTGGCACGCCAGACGGGCCTCGTGGACGGCCGCGGGCGCCCCATCCGGGGACTTCCCCCGCAGGTGGTCTCCGGGGCCACCTGTGACGCCGAGGCGGCCTGGCGCGGTGCCTTCCTGGCCCACGGCTCCCTCACCGAGCCGGGTCGGTCGTCCTCCCTGGAGGTCACCTGCCCCGGCCCCGAGGCAGCCCTGGCCCTGGTGGGCGCCGCCCGCAGGCTCTCCATCGCCGCCAAGGCGCGCGAGGTGCGCGGCGTCGACCGCGTCGTGGTCCGCGACGGCGACGCCATCGGCGCCCTGCTGACCCGCCTCGGCGCCCACGAATCGGTACTGGCCTGGGAGGAGCGGCGGATGCGGCGCGAGGTCCGCGCCACCGCCAACCGCCTCGCCAACTTCGACGACGCCAACCTGCGCCGCTCGGCACGGGCCGCCGTCGCCGCCGGAGCCCGCGTCCAGCGCGCCCTGGAGATCCTCGGCGAGGAGGTCCCCGAGCACCTCGCCGCGGCCGGCCGGCTGCGCATGGAGCACAAGCAGGCCTCCCTGGAGGAGCTGGGCGCGCTCGCCGACCCGCCGCTGACCAAGGACGCCGTCGCCGGCCGCATCCGCCGTCTGCTGGCCATGGCCGACAAGCGGGCCCAGGACCTGGGCATCCCGGGCACGGAGTCCAACCTGGACCTCAGCGAGGAGCTGGCCGACAACATGGCCGGCTGA
- the rapZ gene encoding RNase adapter RapZ → MTQHESDRKTEHDRDGAQVSTGTTLEPGGDAEAAIPELVIISGMSGAGRSTAAKCLEDLGWFVVDNLPPALIPTMVELGARSQGNVARIAVVVDVRGRQFFDALRESLADLDSKGVNRRIVFLESSDDALVRRFESVRRPHPLQGDGRITDGIAAERDLLRELRGDADLVIDTSSLNVHELRAKMDAQFAGDEEPELRATVMSFGYKYGLPVDADLVVDCRFIPNPHWVPELRPFTGLNEEVSGYVFSQPGAKEFLDRYTELLQLIATGYRREGKRYVTIAVGCTGGKHRSVAMSEKLAARLASEGVETVVVHRDMGRE, encoded by the coding sequence ATGACCCAGCACGAGTCCGATCGCAAGACCGAGCACGACCGAGACGGAGCACAGGTGAGTACGGGCACGACACTGGAGCCCGGCGGCGACGCCGAGGCCGCCATCCCCGAGCTGGTGATCATCTCCGGGATGTCCGGGGCCGGCCGCAGTACGGCGGCCAAGTGTCTGGAGGACCTCGGCTGGTTCGTCGTCGACAACCTCCCGCCGGCGCTGATCCCCACCATGGTGGAGCTCGGTGCCCGCTCGCAGGGCAACGTGGCGCGCATCGCCGTCGTCGTCGACGTCCGAGGCCGCCAGTTCTTCGACGCCCTGCGCGAATCCCTCGCCGACCTCGACAGCAAGGGCGTCAACCGGCGCATCGTCTTCCTGGAGTCCTCCGACGACGCGCTCGTGCGCCGCTTCGAGTCGGTCCGCCGCCCGCACCCCCTCCAGGGCGACGGCCGCATCACCGACGGCATCGCCGCCGAGCGCGACCTGCTGCGCGAGCTGCGCGGCGACGCCGACCTGGTCATCGACACCTCCAGCCTCAACGTGCACGAGCTGCGCGCCAAGATGGACGCACAGTTCGCCGGCGACGAGGAGCCCGAGCTGCGGGCCACCGTCATGTCCTTCGGCTACAAGTACGGCCTGCCCGTCGACGCCGACCTCGTCGTCGACTGCCGCTTCATCCCCAACCCGCACTGGGTGCCCGAGCTGCGCCCCTTCACCGGCCTGAACGAGGAGGTGTCGGGCTACGTCTTCAGCCAGCCCGGCGCCAAGGAGTTCCTCGACCGCTACACCGAGCTGCTCCAGCTCATCGCCACCGGCTACCGCCGCGAGGGCAAGCGCTACGTGACCATCGCGGTCGGCTGCACCGGCGGCAAGCACCGCAGCGTGGCCATGTCCGAGAAGCTCGCCGCCCGCCTCGCCTCCGAGGGAGTCGAGACCGTCGTCGTCCACCGGGACATGGGGCGCGAGTGA
- a CDS encoding M14 family metallopeptidase translates to MRHRARSILAASALLFGTTLAALPVAAQAQPASGAASDAADELRVYDADITREQVPLVLAAGQDGHELAERAPEKGTAKVELFLTGAQAKALADQGVTLAERKISDQGLARSRAAGDGVFRPYSGKGGLQEEILKAAQDNPGLTKVVSIGKTVRGKDILALKVTRNAGKTGDGDKPSVLYMSNQHAREWITPEMTRRLMHHTLDNYGKDPRITKLVDSTELWFLLSANPDGYDHTFTADNARLWRKNLRDNDGDGKITTGDGVDLNRNFSYKWGYDNEGSSPNRSSETYRGPKAASEPETVALDAFQKRVGFRYAINYHSAAELILYGVGWQVATPTPDDVVYKALAGTPENPAVPGYHPQLSSELYTTNGEADGHAANANGIMMFTPEMTTCQTASALDPNDRWRPEDCASGFNFPDDEKLIQGEFAKNVPFALSVGESAAHPDRPASAVGLSAADFTPDPFTTSYVARGEDQTVSVTARKALRDKTLNFRINGGRTHDDELRAWKGGDVYGGEDNNWFDEYRAKVDGAKPGDKVEVWFTGEDRSGEKVSSEHFTYTVAERPRADVLVIAEEGAKATHAQSYVDALRANGRSAAVWDVATQGAPHHLGVLAHFATVVHYTGAQTPGGATQLALRDFLNEGGKLIEAGELAGGNAQVGPAVTNDFSQYWLGAYGRASVSGPTGFTGAGALGGARGGLGDAAGNPLNAPGAFTVTSDTLPPERFPQFRSAQSGQYAGVVNPYAPYAGAGMASATHEDNDWKRLTRTIDLTRVTAAERPQLRMALNWNTEEGYDHAVLEARSAGGEDWTTLPDAGGLSSTTVPTECEAGFFMNGHPFLRRYLTLASGGCTAHGDSGAWNSFTGSSGGWKQVSFDLSAYAGKTVEVSLSSVTDPGTGGRGVFADEARLSVGGADQAVEGFESDLGAWSAGPAPAGSPDVPGAWSRTGELFKSYASVTTRDTVLLGFGLEHVPAAADRAVLVGKALRSLNR, encoded by the coding sequence ATGAGGCACCGCGCGAGATCGATCCTCGCCGCAAGCGCACTCCTCTTCGGAACCACACTCGCCGCGCTGCCCGTCGCGGCCCAGGCCCAGCCCGCTTCCGGTGCGGCCTCCGACGCCGCCGACGAGCTCCGGGTCTACGACGCCGACATCACCCGGGAACAGGTCCCGCTCGTCCTCGCCGCCGGCCAGGACGGCCACGAACTCGCCGAGCGGGCGCCCGAGAAGGGCACCGCCAAGGTCGAACTGTTCCTCACCGGCGCGCAGGCGAAGGCACTCGCGGACCAGGGCGTCACCCTCGCGGAACGCAAGATCTCCGACCAGGGCCTCGCCCGGTCCAGGGCCGCCGGCGACGGGGTCTTTCGCCCCTACAGCGGCAAGGGCGGCCTCCAGGAGGAGATCCTCAAGGCGGCTCAGGACAACCCGGGCCTGACCAAGGTCGTCTCCATCGGCAAGACGGTCCGGGGCAAGGACATCCTCGCCCTCAAGGTCACCCGGAACGCCGGGAAGACCGGGGACGGCGACAAGCCGTCCGTCCTCTACATGTCCAACCAGCACGCCCGTGAGTGGATCACCCCCGAGATGACCCGGCGGCTGATGCACCACACCCTCGACAACTACGGCAAGGACCCGAGGATCACCAAGCTGGTGGACTCGACGGAGCTGTGGTTCCTCCTCTCGGCCAACCCCGACGGCTACGACCACACCTTCACCGCCGACAACGCCCGCCTGTGGCGCAAGAACCTCCGCGACAACGACGGCGACGGGAAGATCACCACCGGCGACGGCGTCGACCTCAACCGCAACTTCTCCTACAAGTGGGGCTACGACAACGAGGGCTCCTCGCCCAACCGTTCGAGCGAGACCTACCGCGGCCCCAAGGCCGCCTCCGAACCCGAGACCGTCGCCCTCGACGCGTTCCAGAAGCGCGTCGGGTTCCGGTACGCGATCAACTACCACTCCGCGGCCGAACTGATCCTCTACGGCGTCGGCTGGCAGGTCGCCACCCCGACCCCCGACGACGTCGTCTACAAGGCCCTCGCCGGCACCCCGGAGAACCCGGCCGTCCCCGGCTACCACCCGCAGCTGTCCTCCGAGCTGTACACGACCAACGGCGAAGCCGACGGACACGCGGCCAACGCCAACGGCATCATGATGTTCACCCCGGAGATGACCACCTGCCAGACGGCCTCCGCCCTCGACCCGAACGACCGCTGGAGGCCCGAGGACTGCGCCTCCGGCTTCAACTTCCCCGACGACGAGAAGCTGATCCAGGGCGAGTTCGCCAAGAACGTGCCCTTCGCGCTGTCCGTCGGCGAGAGCGCGGCGCACCCCGACCGGCCGGCCTCCGCCGTCGGTCTGAGCGCCGCCGACTTCACCCCGGACCCCTTCACCACCTCCTACGTCGCGCGCGGTGAGGACCAGACCGTCTCCGTCACCGCCCGCAAGGCGCTGCGCGACAAGACGCTCAACTTCCGGATCAACGGAGGCCGCACGCACGACGACGAACTGAGGGCCTGGAAGGGCGGCGACGTCTACGGCGGCGAGGACAACAACTGGTTCGACGAGTACCGCGCCAAGGTCGACGGCGCCAAGCCCGGCGACAAGGTCGAGGTCTGGTTCACCGGCGAGGACCGCTCGGGCGAGAAGGTGTCCAGCGAGCACTTCACCTACACCGTGGCCGAGCGGCCCCGCGCGGACGTCCTCGTGATCGCCGAGGAAGGCGCCAAGGCCACGCACGCCCAGAGCTACGTCGACGCGCTGCGCGCCAACGGCAGGTCGGCCGCCGTCTGGGACGTCGCCACCCAGGGCGCCCCGCACCACCTGGGCGTCCTCGCCCACTTCGCCACGGTCGTCCACTACACCGGCGCGCAGACCCCCGGCGGGGCCACCCAGCTCGCCCTGCGCGACTTCCTCAACGAGGGCGGCAAGCTCATCGAGGCGGGCGAGCTCGCCGGCGGCAACGCCCAGGTCGGCCCGGCCGTCACGAACGACTTCAGCCAGTACTGGCTCGGCGCCTACGGCCGCGCGAGCGTCAGCGGACCGACCGGCTTCACCGGGGCCGGCGCCCTCGGCGGCGCCCGGGGCGGCCTCGGGGACGCTGCGGGCAACCCGCTGAACGCCCCCGGCGCCTTCACCGTCACCTCCGACACCCTGCCGCCGGAGCGGTTTCCGCAGTTCAGGAGCGCGCAGTCGGGCCAGTACGCCGGGGTCGTGAACCCGTACGCCCCTTACGCGGGCGCCGGGATGGCCTCGGCGACGCACGAGGACAACGACTGGAAGCGGCTCACACGCACGATCGACCTGACCCGGGTCACCGCCGCCGAGCGGCCACAGCTGAGGATGGCCCTCAACTGGAACACCGAGGAGGGCTACGACCACGCCGTCCTGGAGGCCCGTAGCGCGGGCGGAGAGGACTGGACCACACTTCCGGACGCGGGCGGACTGAGCTCCACCACAGTCCCGACGGAGTGCGAGGCCGGGTTCTTCATGAACGGCCACCCGTTCCTGCGCCGCTATCTCACCCTGGCCTCCGGGGGCTGCACGGCGCACGGCGACAGCGGAGCGTGGAACAGCTTCACCGGTTCCTCCGGCGGCTGGAAGCAGGTCTCCTTCGACCTGAGCGCCTACGCGGGCAAGACCGTGGAGGTGTCCCTCTCCTCCGTCACCGACCCGGGAACCGGCGGTCGCGGCGTCTTCGCCGACGAGGCGCGGCTGTCCGTGGGCGGCGCCGACCAGGCCGTTGAGGGCTTCGAGAGCGACCTCGGAGCCTGGAGCGCCGGGCCCGCCCCGGCCGGAAGTCCCGATGTTCCGGGCGCGTGGTCCCGTACCGGTGAACTGTTCAAGTCCTACGCGTCGGTCACTACGCGTGACACCGTCCTCCTCGGCTTCGGCCTGGAGCACGTACCCGCCGCGGCGGACCGCGCCGTACTCGTCGGTAAGGCGCTCCGGTCGCTGAACCGCTGA
- the yvcK gene encoding uridine diphosphate-N-acetylglucosamine-binding protein YvcK encodes MTGRTMRLRRLRRLTPGRGEDGAGRAGRRGAAAEVVAPKVVALGGGMGLSASLTALRRITGELTAVVTVADDGGSSGRLREELGVLPPGDLRKALAALCGDDDWGQTWARVIQHRFQSAGDLHEHAVGNLLIVALWEQLGDPVQALDLVGKLLGAHGRVLPMSAVPLELQALVKGHDPARPDEVDTVRGQATVALTPGEVLSVQVVPSDPPAVPEAVAAVLDADWVVLGPGSWFSSVIPHLLVPELLDALSVTKARRVLSLNLAPQPGETEGFSPQRHLEVLARHAPKLALDVVLADEAAVPDRESLAEAAKRFGAAVELAPVARQDGSPKHDPELLAAAYDRIFRMHGRIGPWR; translated from the coding sequence GTGACCGGACGCACCATGCGGCTGCGCCGCCTGCGCCGTCTGACCCCCGGCAGGGGTGAGGACGGCGCGGGCCGCGCCGGTCGCCGCGGCGCCGCCGCCGAGGTGGTCGCGCCCAAGGTCGTCGCCCTCGGCGGCGGCATGGGCCTGTCGGCCTCCCTCACCGCGCTGCGCCGGATCACCGGCGAGCTGACCGCGGTGGTCACCGTCGCCGACGACGGCGGCTCCAGCGGCCGGCTCCGGGAGGAGCTCGGCGTACTGCCGCCCGGCGACCTGCGCAAGGCGCTGGCCGCGCTGTGCGGGGACGACGACTGGGGCCAGACCTGGGCCCGCGTCATCCAGCACCGCTTCCAGTCGGCGGGCGACCTGCACGAGCACGCCGTCGGCAACCTGCTGATCGTCGCCCTGTGGGAACAGCTCGGCGACCCCGTCCAGGCCCTCGACCTGGTCGGAAAGCTCCTCGGCGCGCACGGCCGGGTCCTGCCGATGTCGGCGGTGCCGCTGGAGCTCCAGGCCCTGGTCAAGGGGCACGACCCGGCCCGCCCGGACGAGGTGGACACCGTCCGGGGACAGGCCACCGTGGCGCTCACCCCCGGCGAGGTGCTCTCCGTCCAGGTCGTCCCGAGCGACCCGCCGGCCGTGCCGGAGGCCGTCGCCGCCGTGCTCGACGCCGACTGGGTCGTGCTCGGGCCCGGCTCCTGGTTCTCGTCCGTCATCCCGCACCTGCTGGTGCCGGAACTGCTCGACGCGCTGAGCGTGACGAAGGCCCGCCGGGTCCTCTCGCTGAACCTGGCCCCGCAGCCCGGCGAAACAGAGGGCTTCTCTCCGCAGCGTCATTTGGAGGTTTTGGCCCGACACGCCCCTAAACTCGCCCTGGACGTGGTGCTGGCCGACGAGGCCGCCGTGCCCGACCGTGAGTCCCTCGCCGAAGCCGCGAAACGCTTCGGTGCGGCGGTCGAGCTGGCGCCCGTGGCCAGGCAGGACGGCTCTCCGAAGCACGATCCGGAGCTGCTGGCCGCCGCGTACGACCGTATTTTTCGGATGCATGGAAGGATCGGCCCATGGCGATGA